The Rhizophagus irregularis chromosome 14, complete sequence DNA window aatgATAGTGAATCGATATCTAGTGAAAATTTTggtaaccattttttttttatatatacattatttatttctcctcattttttcttaaaaacaaattaatttgtttattttaaacattttagaaaattgtagGATTTCTAGTTCAAAAATAGgaaagtattttaaattctctgaataagaaatatttaagtatgatgtcattattgtaataactaatatattaatctttaattttaattattgtagAATCTGTTCaagtatttaatgataaagagGAGGGATttgataaataagaaattagaTAGAAACTCTAAATGGGGTCgtgttaattatttataatatcattttatttgattttttgtgatttatCATATACTTTAGaaggtattttaaaatatcattttttttaagatttattatGGTGTACTATCAGAATATTGCCGGTAAAATTCTCAGATCTGCAGCGTTGTTGATATTAAGTTCAAAGATTCGGAATTTCATTGtgtatatttgtaaatagatACATTTTATGATAGGTTCTTCTAAAGTAATGTATTTATAcgatataataacttttttgatgatgaatctaaaaaaattcttcattatgattattcttttaaagatCTTTTCATGAAATGATTCGtctttaaatttgattaaactttataaatttattgatatgtgTAACAAATTTATCATCGTTAAAGTACCAAATGatttaattcatcaaattttgtcgcctaattattaattagtaactTCAAAGCTTAAATGTTTTCTATGCATCACTTTAATTACGCATCAACAGATGtcatacattattataatcatgGAAAGAATAGCTAACTTAAGATTTGTTGATTATTAATgagctttattatttaatcaacgttttaattttaaaagaatttgatatTGATTTGATAAACTCTGGCTAGTTATTTACGATGGTTTGTCCTATAGTTTAGATAATATTGAAACAATAAtggagaaaaaattaataataatttattaaaaattgtttaatattaggttggtaaaataatccaaatattatagatgtttatttattttcatttttccgATTGGCATAAAAAAAGTCGAAAGAAACATATAGTACTTAACAGTTAAACAGTCATATTAACtatgaaaatttacaaaataatataataatacatcgttaaaaaaaaaaatgaaaaagtgataataatattttattttgcaaattataataatattatttcattatttctgtaaaacGAATAATATTTCTGTAAAACGAATAATAAGATAAGTTCCAACCTCCTACTAATATACTATATTcatattatagatttattttacatgcatttttttaatatgcttCGCCATTTTGGAGGCTGTATTTATTTCTAAGTCACAATAAGGACATTCTGCTTCATTTTTCTTAacttttttccttctttttttaccttcatcatcatcatcatcaattctttttcttctttttttaccttcatcatcatcatcatcttcttcttcttcttctttatcatcatcactTGCTgaatcctataaaaaaaaacaataaaaaaaaataaaaatatattaaaaatttcaaaagatgtgtaattgatatataatattatgaaaaatataccttgtcaataatatcattaatcaTCTCTAATTCTAAAGTAAAGTCGGGTAAAATATCACCAGCATCTAAATCTTCCCAAGGTTGACGACGACGATAGGGTGAACCATTTTTATCCCTTTTATAAACCCAAATATTACGGTCAATAGGGTCAATCAACCATCCTAATTTAACAGATGTACCATGTGCAAAATAAtcctttttgattttattattaacttctttttctacttcactatttttaatattagcaactttaacaataaatatggGAGTGAAGGGTTGACCTTCAAAGGACCAAAGTTGTTTTTCATCAAGTGAAAGGTAAGTATCTTCAGGTGTAAAAGCAACATCTGGTGCTTGAATCTTCTGTAAATTAGTGTCTCTAAAATCATAACCACCATTAGAAGTGGTCACAATTCCAAGTCCATCCTTATTAGTTTCAACATTCCAATTACCAAGCTGTCTAGCAATCTCATGTACAACAGCTTCAATGGCAATTGGAGTATATGAAATAGAAATTAGTTTTCTGTTTATAATCTCAAAATTGGGATTTACTCtaagataattattaataagttcaAGTTCTTTAACACTATAGCAATATTGGAAGTCCAAATCTTCAAAATCCAAATCACCAACTAGTATGAAAGAAAGGTTAATGAAAGAAAGGGTTAATGGGAATAAAGAATTCTTTCAAAAACAACtatttatctttttcaaaaaaagtattaccaatactatctttttttgttcttGATACAGTACGGGatgatttttttgttgttaCAGTACTGGATGACTTTCTCTTTTGCGACATGATTAagtgatattattaaagttgtgctattattattttgtgctTAAAATTGTGCTCTAATTGTgctctttaaaatttttttggcatgcatttatatattattgttgttgtCATATATGCTCATTATTTGTAATGATGATACATATCGGAACATCAAACTTATTTCGGTAAAATTTATTGGTTTGAATCAATATACTATTGtgttgtttttattaataattgttttaagACAATATAACTGATTAAGTAACACTTTTTGTGttcaattttactttaataataattgaagttACATATTGTTATCTCTCGTAATAATTTACTCATAGAAAAATGATAAACTTCTTAAATCAATCTAAAACaaaatctgaaaataaatAGCAAtcaatattactatttatttattagtagaAATTAAATGTTTCAGtatcattttttgattaaaatttcacttataaaattcttgtaatttatattcatGATTTAACTGTATagcatacttttttttttcaaacaacgTGTTAAATCTTTggacaaactttttttttcatatttccaTCTAACCCTATAAAGAATTTTagccgttatttctgtaaaaacttcgtaaaaatgagcctattcacggaaaatgtaaataattcggtaaattccgtgatataaggttattaattccggaaatattagccttttatggaaaaaagaatcgactttttttacagggtatacatttcatcatttttttttttacaataaaacacatttaaaaaactttattatactcaatttttttttagtataaacttacaaataacctttaattataaataatattttaaattaccaaTTACACATGATGACATGATTTTTTACATGTACTCAGCTCTAAAAgcgattatattaataatttttgtgataattAAGAAACtgatttccattttattaaatatgattattgtaaaatttagagaatggattgaatatgatacatttgaaaaaattaccagttaaaaaagtttcatatTAATGATCGTCAACAACCATACATACACTTCagttaaatcatattatttataacgATATTTCAGTTAATTccttcatttattataaacaatttttgcTTTTCTTTTTGAGTTAAATTTTGATagtttaaatcataaaatttagcaaatgtattaaatgtattgtataattaaaaaatttaacaaatatattgTAAAGTTTTTTACTTCGGGGTGATCATTACCGTTGGCCagaattgtaaatttttaccggcactatattttttaatgctggtcgatcgtcataatttcagtAACCGGTGATCTCtcgtaaatatattattaaaactacattgtgttaaattttaataaatatataattatatttactatataacaaaaaaatacttgtTCCTcatatactataaataaattccaaaTTCGGGACTATCACTGATGTACCATTCATATCAACTTAACTTTATAGGATAGACCATTTATGTATCACAAAGCTTTAATTCAGCATCCTCGTCCATTCAAATAAAATCTGAAGTTAaaatacaaacaaaaaaaataagaaatggTTAATAatctgtttctttaattaagaAATCAAAGTTTCAAAGTTCAAATAACATCGAAAATCGAAGCTAACCCAGCTTATATATCATAGAATGAAGCTAagccttaaaaaaaaaaatggttggAACAGTAAGTAAACCTATTTTCAAActgataaagataaaaaatcaagatttcaaaataattctgaACTCACCATAtgtcttaaaaattttaaagttcaatctataaaaggaaaaaaaatcattagcCAATGTTctaaatagaagaaaaattgAAGTTTCAGAACAGGACCCCgagttatatattatataggggAGATCGGCACACATTTACTATTAGCTCTCGCATTTCGCACTATGCAATGCTGATCGCAAATGGAATCGACCTACATGATTTTAGCTCATTCTACCAGGACTTGACCTTTCTATGTATAGCTCGAGATCCTGTAAAACTTACCAAGTCCAAACcctataaaaagagaaaataaagaaatgaaatatttttttgaaaagtaaaGTTTTGAGGTCCTACTTCAAACTTAACTAATGATCCATtcgtactttttttttcaacagcATCCAGAGACCAAAAGAACCAGCCAcaaaactattataaataaaagaacgaAATATAAGTAAACTGTAAAagatgtttcattttttttaactaattaccACAATCCTGTATCCAAAGAGACTGGAGTGCCATAATAAGAGCTGCAAGAGAAAAATAtctaacattaaataaaaaaatcattttcttttttctataaacaaaaaaaaataagaaattatttaaagaaattttgtgaAAACTAAAAGTGTAGatatggaaataataaaaactttccTGAATTTAGAAGTAAAACCTGAAACGTTGCTAAACGTTTTGTTAAGGAAATCGAAATCGTAGAGGGAGGAAGGAAGAAGGGAAATGAAGGAAGAAGAAAAGGGAGGGGAAAGGAACGAAGGAAAGGGATGACTATATTtgctatttttaaatattatatttttaaatattataatttgatttaatagcgatatttttacaatttgttACTATTTcgctaatataatattatgtgaTCAATGTAATTGCCGATCAGGGTGATTATTTTTCCTTAACTagtcttttttgataattttgtgCCGATCTTGACATCATTCAACATAAATAACGTTTCACagctattttattattatattttctttttctttatttaatatttttgcataatatattttaattatttattaaaatggttgaaattaaattaagtgaCAATGtatttgaacaaataaaagacTTCAAACATTGGAAATTGTCTGAAGAACAAGAATCGTTAATTGTTAAACTAATAACagacaaagaattaaaagaacgttataaaaaatatgatttatgtGAAGGATGTAAGCAACCTAATACTAGCTATGAATGGTGCCAGCCATGTATTTCTAatcattttcaacaaaatttcaaaaattggacaagtggaaatcatgacgttgatgaatttattcaaaaagcacAATTAAAAGCTAAAGATGAGGACCATATCATAGAgtggattgaatatgataaatttgaagatgttgaatatttagcaaaaggGGGATTTGGAACTACTTTTAAAGCAgtttggaaagatggtcctTGGAAAACGTATGATATAAGTACTAAACAATTGGAAAGAGAAAGTTATACAAAAGTCGCTTTAAAGTgcttacataattcacaagatatttcagcagattttttaaaagaagtaagttatttttttataaatcttcaTTAGCCTTCATAAATGAAACTAaccataattttctttaaaggttgaatcaaatattttagcatATAATACTGCCCTCATAGTTCGTTGTTTTGGTATTACCAAAgatccaaaaacaaataattttatgatggtaATGGATTTAAAAAAGGGCAGTTTAAGAcaacatttaaataacaatttcaTTTCACTGAATTGGAAGAAAAAGTTGTATAGTTTAACTGCTATTATACTTGGTCTTAAAGATATTCATGATAAAGGATTAATTCATAATGATTTTCATTGTGGGAATATATTAAGCAATTTTAGTAGAAATGCTTTTATTACTGATTTGGGATTATGTCAGCCAGCAAATGTCAAATCCCctcaaaatagtaataaaaaaatatatggagtattaccttatgtagctcctgaagttttaagaggaaaagaatatactcaagcaagtgatatttatggatATGGAATCATTGCATATGAAATATGTACAGGTTTCCCTCCTTATTATGATGTAGCTCATGATGAATTCTTAgcaatgaaaatttgtaaTGGGTTGAGACcaaaatctaattataaaattcctcaATTAGTTCTTGACATTATTaatcaatgttgggatgctgaccctttaaaacgacctaatgcagatgaattatatgaattaattGGAGGTTTATTGAGTGATATTCGTCACAATAGAGTGGATTCTGTGATTTATAAGCAAGTTAAAGAAAcagatgatattaataaaaagttatctttttcatcacctttattaaaatctacTGGTACTATATCATATATGACACATCCTCAAGCAGTTTACACAAGTaggcttttaaattttaaagatctCCCAGAACCAACAAATGCTGATAATAATGACGATTTACTTGGAATGGAGTATTCAGGTAAACATATATAACAtgctataatattttaattttatttacaatgctgacaattaatatttatagattctttaaaaatggattttactaaacttgatattaattctaaaggtaattaattttgcatatgatttttttgatccattaaattgtaattaactattttttattatagatgaaaataattaagttCAGTTTacttaaagtataaaattttatcatatttatgcttattatgtaattatttattttatttgtatttgtattttgtaattGGAGATTGAAGGagttatttatgatttaaatttaacgaatctatatatgtaaattttctaatttaacgGTCTTCTAGATTGGAATCCTGCGCAAAAGtccataatttgaaatttagcCCAACCCGATCAAGATCCCAACCAGGATTTCTTATTACTGCTATGATATAATTATGGTAAcctttaagaaaaaaatcatttgttaaaaaaagattttcacaTTTATTTAGTATCCTTGTTAAGAAAccttcatatttaaaaaatatctttatatctatttattaaaaaatttcgtatttacttattaaaaatgaatttttgtactgtatttatttgttaaaaaaatcaatcagTTTGTtactatttgttataaatgaaaaataatcaatGAATTTATTGAGATTTTCACTCGcacgaatattttttaatttttctccaCAAGCCGACTTCTAACGAgctaaaattttcaaaagtttaaaaagtaatcATAATCTcggtttattattaaaagttcaaagcgaaaattttattaatttcagttcATAATACCGTACGTAATTGTAGTtagtgaaagaaaaaataacaaagttATTTTTTGAAGATTCAATTTCACGGTACAAAgataagaatttaataatttaaaatttctatccaatttatttataaaaaagaaaaaaaaatttaaatgagacattattaaaaattgacataaaaatctaaaaattctaAGTGATGTAACTGATAAAAGctataaaatactttaaaaaaaaaatcaaactattAGATAAACGTTGTAAAacttaaactaaaaaaaaaaaaagaaaaaaatcctagTATTTAGCTTTAGGATATTTTGGTTTGTCTTTATAATCTTTGAAATGCATTTTTCCTTTTCCAAATTTACCGAATTTACCGAATTTACCGAATTTGCcaaatttgccaaattttcCGAATTTTCCAAGTTTTCCGTGttcatattttaaacattttccAAGGTCATATGCTATACATTTtccaatttcaaattttatacattttccAAGTTTTCCGagttttccattttttccATGTTTCCCATATTTACCGTGTTTTCCGTGTTTCCCGTGTTTACCATGCTTTCCATGCTTTCCATGTTTTTCGTGTTTTCCATGTTTTCCCATCATTCCATGTTCATGTTCTTTATGTTcgtattttaaacattttccAATTTCATGTTTAATACATTTTCCAAGTTTTCCAAATTCATATTTTAGACATTTTCCGAGTTTTCCATGGTTGTGTTTTCCAAGTTTACCATGGCCAgcttttccatatttttttggtttatccTTATGTTCACTCCTTTCATAGACAACAccattttcaaattcttcgaTTGGTGTAGCGACGTAATTAGTGGCAAGAAAGGCTAAAATTATAGCCAAAATAAAAGTGAAAGAgactttcattttttatgaaataaaaaagagtATATATGAGAAGATAAGGTATTCTTAAAAAgcaactatattaaaaatatatcctGTATGAATTaacgtttttcttttttcctgaCAAGATAACAAGAAATTGACGAgccatatttatataaaaaaatttcggtaacgtaaataacgaaataaactttatttcaatttaatataaataaattacgtCTAATAAATTACTCATACCCAATCTAAAGTTTATAATTCATGagttatcaaataatttgtatatcttttgcataattgaatataaataaaataaataaacaacgTACTACTAAATTAAACGttaattcaaattcaaaaaaaaaaatattatgaacgtaaatgaaataattaaatgtagaTTATACATAAAGTTTTCCTTGTCAATTAATATTTCGAAACATAATAAAGAtgcatttaattattttttttaaaaaaaataatctttactttaaaagatcaaaatatgaattctttttttcctttttttaaaattaatattccttATACAAatgcgaattttttttattaaagatagaTTGGTTATTTTGTATTGTACAAACGTACACAATATAAATTGTTttcacattataaaaaaaatacgaaacGCGATATATAacgtgaaaaaaattttaattttcttggCGCGcgtttagataattttatgattatttttatacgATACATATGATTGGTTAAGCGTACCCTTATATGGTTTAATGACTTTAATgtacatcaaaaaaaaattaaaaaaattgttgtacCGAAGAGTCAGCATGcagaaataaaaatgtatcacAACATCATGTTTGAAATATTATGTAGATCTTTACAAAAGGTTAAAATATCTgatatgtaatattataaatcttttacccctttaaactttattgtttgccaagaatcaaaaaaaaaataaaaataaaaataaaaattaaaaaataaaataaaaaaattataacattatGAATGAAGTTAGAAACATTTGGATCATGAGAATTTTTTCATGGACTAAAAATCGAAGGTATTTGTCTAAAAGAGGATTAAAAATCAAGtagctttttttaataagtcaCTTGCGATATTTGTTAAAGAAGTTACgttttaagaaattataaatatctgtatattaaattaacaaaaaatatttataaaattttaaacaaacaaatataaattttattttttacattccGTAACACAAAAAACAGTTGACGACGCACAAATTTTAACGATCAGTTatcaattttgaaattttacaaaattttacgagaaaaaaaaaattcatttaatcaatttttttaaaaaatattcgttaactttttattttcgtttcaatatttaaaaaaatttttttattaattataaaaagtcaacaataatgaattttcttattctttcatcataaattttgtaatgCGCGAAGTAgatttttttgacaattttattatatgtaaggGAGGAAAGCTTatcatgtaaaatattattccgggaaatttatgaaaaatgtataatgtaatgaatattattggacgatttttttaaatttttattttaaatgaaacgAAATTGAAATACCTGCAGAATAATTGCTATAAATaggttttattaattattacatcattataaaaattttaatataacaattttaactacttgtttaaaattatcgGAAACACAATAATCGTTAATccgttttaaataaatataggaaatatttataagtttatcaattgtttttttattatttcatttcttgGCTCTTGGcgtgatgaaaaaaatgcaaaatttcaaaagttaattaaacttgtataaaataagtttagatttacaataatttttttcttggcTCTTTTACCTGGTACGGCGGTAGTTGTACAATGTTTCATAACTCACTAGAAGATCAATGGGAGTCCAATTTTCGAAACAATGAAAAATGGATTATGTAATCAGTAAATCATTAACCACTAACCGTTATTAATTCCGAAGTATCATTATTGCAGGACGGTAAAGTAGTATCACGTGACCATACGACCCTATCCTTGCCGCACAAATGGGATGGGAACTTTTTGAACGTCGATGACTCgatgttaatatatatatattaattcaaagaaataaaaagcgAATATACTTTTTCATGAAATGCAGAGTTGAAAGTGTATCAGACAATAAACTTCCGCAGTGGCATTTGCGATAAAGTTACGcaaatagtatttaaaaatttttcgtttttagacttaacaaagaaaatacaaattttgGAGTTAAAAACTAAGCCAATTGAGTTCCACATCTTTGATTTGTGTTACATTACATCAATCAATTTAACTTATCGAAATGCGTTACTGTATATTTCCATAccgataataacaaaattaacattatataaaatgttacTTTGGAATGCTATTTTGGAactaactttataaataatcataataatcttaattatcatgatttattatattgttgaAATTGAAATGATTATTAGATATATAACGAGGAGATTATAATAGTGATTTTCTTATTGTGCGAAAGTATAAGGAAATGTTCCTGTCACTCgaagaaataaaatgattaaatttaaatattagaattatcaACGTCTTTTGAACGAAAATTacttagattaaaaaaaaaaattaattgttataattatcTCGTAACCATTaggatatttattattcgCAAAAGAGTTAAAATGTTTTGgtcaaattttttgataaccTAATTTTTCTTAGACATtaattttttcgtaatttgataattcacTACATTTAGCTGGAGTTTGAATTATTATGAAGggataatatatttgtttaatttttaataatatacaatatatttatagtattatttcatttaaaaattcctcGTATACATTTCTTGAATGTAAGTCTTTTTTACTGATTTATTCTATCAgctttaaaatatacaaaaaaaaaatttcgtaattaataaattgaggTTAAAGGGAATAGTGTAGTGTTCATAAATGAGTAAAAgataatagtaattataaaaatgatatttattagaCTATATCGAATTTGGCGTTCGAGATGATCAGACCTTCATTGCGAAAATAATCATAACGAAATAttctaatatttatatttatcactgatatttatatttatcggAATTTATGTCACAATCAGCGAAACTTGGCAAATTAGTTTCATatgcaaaattatttaacacaTTTTCAGGTTCAATTTCGATATTTTCAAGTTCTTCAATTACTCGACAGCAttccatttaaataaataaattacaaatcaaaAGGTGATTTACGACTTGTTAATTCCCAGGATATCACTactaaactatatatatcatatttttcgGTTAACCTTTGTTTGtgtttcaaaaatttaggATCTATATATGGTATTACACAATATGCTTCAGTATGACTATCTGATCCTTTTTTACATGAGC harbors:
- a CDS encoding uncharacterized protein (SECRETED:cutsite_YVA-TP; SECRETED:prob_0.3869); SECRETED:SignalP(1-22) produces the protein MKVSFTFILAIILAFLATNYVATPIEEFENGVVYERSEHKDKPKKYGKAGHGKLGKHNHGKLGKCLKYEFGKLGKCIKHEIGKCLKYEHKEHEHGMMGKHGKHEKHGKHGKHGKHGKHGKHGKYGKHGKNGKLGKLGKCIKFEIGKCIAYDLGKCLKYEHGKLGKFGKFGKFGKFGKFGKFGKFGKGKMHFKDYKDKPKYPKAKY